In the Clostridium cellulovorans 743B genome, AAATATAAATGTGGATTTTTTATTTAAATCTGGAATTATAAAACAAACTCCAAGGCACCGCCTTGGAGTCCTATCAAATTACCGAATTTAATATCCAGTCCACTACTTTGCATAAAGTCTCATCTGGTAAGTTATTTCTACTTTCAACAATAAAAGTATTTTCCTCTTCCCTAATATCTTGAAGCATTCTTTTTGCTAGCATTTTATTGCTTTCTATAACATTTTCTTCATAACCTTTCATCCTTAGTCTTTTTGTTAATTCTATGTCATCAATATTCAATAATCCATAACTTACGTTTCTTAAGTATTTAAAATTCCTTGTATTTTTTACTTCTTCAATCAAATATGATCCAATTACTAAGGTTATTTTTCCTATCTTTTCATTTATTATTGCAGAGTCAATTAACTGTTCCATTCTCCTTCTTCGCCACTGTTCTTGTTTTTCTTTTCCATCAAAGCCTTCATCGAAATCTTCAACATTTAGAAATTCTGCTTTTAATCTAATCAAATTATTAATTAGAGTTGTTTTACCAGATCCACTAACACCATTAATAAAAAAAACCTTAGGCTTAATTTCACTTCTAACTAATAGTTTCTCTATATCGTTATACCACATTATTGTCCAATTTTTTTCATCATCTCTTTTTGAACACTCTAAAATTTTATCAGCATTTATCATAGATCTCATTCAACTCCTTCAAAATATCTTTTATCTATTGTTGCAAATACTAATCTATTTGCCCTATATAAAAAATTTAATAATAAAAGGTAATGTTTTTAATTAGAGCTGAGCTTTATTAATTTTTGTTGTAAATGATTACATCCTAAGACTTTAAAATTTTATAAGACTTGAATTACCTTATTTATTTTGGAATTATAAATTACTCCGTATTTCATTATATGTTTCATTGATAAATTTGATAATAATATCTTTTTCAATTATATGGTATTAAATTTATTTTATGCATAAAATAAAAAAGCAAGGCCATACTTCCTATAGCCTTGCTTTTTTAACTTTACTCTACATATCCTTATATAACAAGTTTAAATCTTCTAATCCTTGCTCTATTTCTTCTCTAGAAAAATTTCCATTTTGTAGTTCT is a window encoding:
- a CDS encoding P-loop NTPase fold protein; this translates as MRSMINADKILECSKRDDEKNWTIMWYNDIEKLLVRSEIKPKVFFINGVSGSGKTTLINNLIRLKAEFLNVEDFDEGFDGKEKQEQWRRRRMEQLIDSAIINEKIGKITLVIGSYLIEEVKNTRNFKYLRNVSYGLLNIDDIELTKRLRMKGYEENVIESNKMLAKRMLQDIREEENTFIVESRNNLPDETLCKVVDWILNSVI